Genomic window (Oncorhynchus masou masou isolate Uvic2021 chromosome 9, UVic_Omas_1.1, whole genome shotgun sequence):
cactgacattcctgtcttgcaggaaatcacgcacagaacgagcagtatggctggtggcaatgtcatgctggagggtcatgtcaggatgagcctgcaggaagggtaccacatgagggaggaggatgtcttccctgtaacgcacagcattgagattgcctgcaataacaacaagctcagtccaatgacgctgtgacacaccgccccagaccgtgacagaccctccaccgccCCAGAccgtgacagaccctccaccgccCCAGACCGTGACAGaccctccactgccccagaccgtgacagaccctccaccgccCCAGAccgtgacagaccctccaccgccCCAGACCGTGACAGACCCTACCGCCCCAGAccgtgacagaccctccaccaccccaGACCCTCCACCGCTCCAGACCGCTCCAGACCCTCCACCGCTCCAATccgtgacagaccctccaccgctCCAGAccgtgacagaccctccaccgccCCAGACCGCTCCAGACCTTCCACCGCCCCAGAccgtgacagaccctccaccgccCCAGAccgtgacagaccctccaccgccCCAGAccgtgacagaccctccaccgctCCAGAccgtgacagaccctccaccgctCCAATccgtgacagaccctccaccgccCCAGACCACTCCAGACCCTCCACCGCCCCAGAccgtgacagaccctccaccgccccagaccatgacagaccctccaccgccCCAGAccgtgacagaccctccaccgccCCAGAccgtgacagaccctccaccgctCCAGAccgtgacagaccctccaccgctCCAGAccgtgacagaccctccaccgccCCAGAccgtgacagaccctccaccgccCCAGAccgtgacagaccctccaccgccCCAGAccgtgacagaccctccaccgctCCAGACCGTGACAGACCCTCCACTGCTCCAGAccgtgacagaccctccaccgccCCAGAccgtgacagaccctccaccgccCCAGGccgtgacagaccctccaccgctCCAGAccgtgacagaccctccaccgccCCAGAccgtgacagaccctccaccaccccagaccgtgacagaccctccaccgccCCAGACCGTGACAGACTCTCCACCTCCCCAGACCGTGACAGaccctccactgccccagaccgtgacagaccctccactgccccagaccgtgacagaccctccactgccccagaccgtgacagaccctccactgccccagaccgTGACAGACCCTCCACTTCCCCAGACCGTGATAGACCCTCCACTACCCCAGAccgtgacagaccctccaccgccCCAGACCCTCCACCGCCCCAGACCGTGACAGaccctccactgccccagaccgtgacagaccctccaccgccCCAGAccgtgacagaccctccaccgccCCAGAccgtgacagaccctccaccgccCCAGACACTCCACCGCCCCAGACCGTGACAGaccctccactgccccagaccgtgacagaccctccaccgccCCAGACACTCCACCGCCCCAGACCGTGACAGaccctccactgccccagaccgtgacagaccctccaccgccCCAGAc
Coding sequences:
- the LOC135544965 gene encoding uncharacterized protein LOC135544965, with the protein product MYKTVTDPPPPQTVTDPPPPQTVTDPPLPQTVTDPPPPQTVTDPPPPQTVTDPTAPDRDRPSTTPDPPPLQTAPDPPPLQSVTDPPPLQTVTDPPPPQTAPDLPPPQTVTDPPPPQTVTDPPPPQTVTDPPPLQTVTDPPPLQSVTDPPPPQTTPDPPPPQTVTDPPPPQTMTDPPPPQTVTDPPPPQTVTDPPPLQTVTDPPPLQTVTDPPPPQTVTDPPPPQTVTDPPPPQTVTDPPPLQTVTDPPLLQTVTDPPPPQTVTDPPPPQAVTDPPPLQTVTDPPPPQTVTDPPPPQTVTDPPPPQTVTDSPPPQTVTDPPLPQTVTDPPLPQTVTDPPLPQTVTDPPLPQTVTDPPLPQTVIDPPLPQTVTDPPPPQTLHRPRPHSTAPDRDRPSTAPDRDRPSTAPDTPPPQTVTDPPLPQTVTDPPPPQTVTDPPPPQTVTDPPPPQTVTDPPPPQTVTDPPPPQTVTDPPPPQTVTDPPPPQTLHRPRPPSTAPDRDRPSTAPDRDRPSTAPDRDRPSTAPDRDRPSTAPDRDRPSTAPDRDRPSTAPDRDRPSTAPDRDRPSTAPDRDRPSTAPDRDRPSTAPDRNRPSTAPEYQPRCNSHSFDDKHESDHHSW